The DNA region GAAGCTGTGCCAGATCGAGGCAAGCCAGCATCGCATCGCGCACACCATCTCGCGCATCCGCCTGAGCGAGCATCCCTACATCAAGATTCTGTTCCAGACCCACGGCGTGTCGCATTTCGAGCAGGAAGGCATGCACTTCGACATCCTGCCGGGCGACTGCTTTGCCTACGACGTCTCCTGCCCGCACACCATCATCAGCCCGGCGCTGACCCGCCACGAGGTGGTCATCGTACCGAAGGATCTCTTGAAAGAGCGTGGCTTCCAGCTCTCCAAGATGGCGCCGTGCAAATTGTCGGCGCGCAACGGTACCGGCCGCATCGCCTATGATTTCGTGCACGCCGCGTTCGGCGAGGCAGCGACGCTGTCCGCGGTCAACGCCGCCGGCGTCGCCGATTCGCTGATCGACCTGCTGCTGCTGCCGCTGCGCGAGACCGGCGCGATGCTCGATCGCGGCAGCGCCGAGGCGACCTATGTGCGGGCCCAGGGTTTCATCCGAGAGCATCTGCGCGATCCCGATCTCTGCATCGACCGCATTTCAGCGTCGCTCGGCTGCTCGAAGCGCTATCTGCACATGCTGTTCAGCGATCGCGGCATGACGGTCAGCGACTACATCTGGAAGGCCCGGCTGCAGCACTGCCGGCAGGAGCTGGAAAGCCAGAACGGCAAGACCATCACAGATGTCGCCTTCTCCTGGGGCTTCTCGAGCTCGTCGCATTTCAGCCGCGTGTTCCGGAAGTATTTCGGCATCGCGCCGTCGTCGGTGAACAAGACCCAGCACGGCATCATGGCGGCCGACGTGGTGCTGGAATAGCGCCCGAATCCGGCGCGCTGTCCGGCCTCACGGCGTGGGCGCGCAATCTCAAACGCGACAGCTATGCGCTCTATCTTGCATCACGCGACCCGCGCGTGCCGTGGTACGCCAAGGCGCTCGCTATCGCGGTTGCCGCCTACGCGCTCTCCCCGATCGACCTGATCCCGGATTTCATCCCCGTCATCGGCTATCTCGACGATCTGATCCTGCTGCCGATCGGCATCCGGCTCGCGATCGCGCTCGTTCCGGATGACGTGATGGCCGAATGCCGGGCCAACGCCGCCGCCCTGCAGCGTCCGACCAGCCGCGCCGGCATGATTGCGATTATCGCGCTGTGGATCGCCGGCGCGCTCGCGCTCTCTTGGGCAATCTTCGCGTACTGGCATCGCCCGCGCTAGACCCCGCGCTAGACATGGGCGGCTTTAGACATGGGCGGCTTTCGGCACCAGCGCCTCGATCGTAACGCCGCCATCGCCGGAATTGATGTTGAGCGTGCCGCCGAGCGCAAGGATGCGCTCGCGCATGCCGGTCAGGCCGAGCCCGAGCCGGTGATCCGGCCGCAGGCCGCTGCCATTGTCGCTGATGCGCACCAGCGCGCAGCCGCGGCTGCCATGCATCGCTGTCTGCCGCTCGATCGGCTCGATCGTGATGCTGACCGCCGTTGCGCCTGCGTGTCGGAACACGTTGGTCAGCGCCTCCTGGACGATCCGGTAGATCGTGAGATCCGCCGTCTCGCCGGCCTCGCCGAGCGAATTCGAGATGCGGCTCTCGATCTCCACTTCCGGATGGCTTTCGCGCCACATCCGCACCAGGGCACCGAGCGCTTCGCGCAGCCCGAGCTCGGCCAGACCGACCGGCCGCAGCCGCTCCAGGATCCGGCGGGTGAATTGCTGGAGCGCGTTGACCTGTTCGAGGATGGCGTTGCCGTGCTTGCGGACCGCGGCGGGATCGGCCCTGTCGGCCTCCGACAGCCGGGTCAACGCGCCGGCATGGGCGCGCAGCGCGAACAGATAAGGCCCGAACTCAT from Bradyrhizobium genosp. L includes:
- a CDS encoding YkvA family protein gives rise to the protein MSGLTAWARNLKRDSYALYLASRDPRVPWYAKALAIAVAAYALSPIDLIPDFIPVIGYLDDLILLPIGIRLAIALVPDDVMAECRANAAALQRPTSRAGMIAIIALWIAGALALSWAIFAYWHRPR
- a CDS encoding helix-turn-helix domain-containing protein, which produces MSDTVHSLNTTGLTPRRQIQRWSDALTDLCGQFDVDALEGSSLEGRINYTTVSRLKLCQIEASQHRIAHTISRIRLSEHPYIKILFQTHGVSHFEQEGMHFDILPGDCFAYDVSCPHTIISPALTRHEVVIVPKDLLKERGFQLSKMAPCKLSARNGTGRIAYDFVHAAFGEAATLSAVNAAGVADSLIDLLLLPLRETGAMLDRGSAEATYVRAQGFIREHLRDPDLCIDRISASLGCSKRYLHMLFSDRGMTVSDYIWKARLQHCRQELESQNGKTITDVAFSWGFSSSSHFSRVFRKYFGIAPSSVNKTQHGIMAADVVLE